A window of Streptomyces sp. NBC_01142 genomic DNA:
CCAGCAGAGCGCAGACAGCGGCCGCCCAGGGATGGCGCGGTAACCGGCGGGCGAGGAGCACGACCACGACTGTGATCGCGACGAGTAGCAACCCGCCGCGCCAGCCGCCCGGCCAGTCCGCCTCCGCCCCTGGCAGTGCCGCCCCGGTCCGGGCGACGGAGGCGAGCCACCCGGCGGGCCACCCCGCACAGCGGGCCAGTAACTCGGCGACCGGCATCGCCACCGGGGCCGTAGCGAGCGTGGCGAAGCCGAGGACTGTGGCCGGGGCGACCGCGAGTTCGGCGACGAGATTGCAGGGGATCGCCACAAGGCTGACCCTGGCCGCGAAGACGGCCACCACGGGAGCGCACACGGCCTGTGCCGCGGCGGCCGCGGCCAGCGCTTCGGCGAGCCGGGGCGGTACCCCTCGCCGTTGCAGCGCCGCGCTCCAGCCGGGAGCGATGGTGAGCAGGGCACCAGTGGCCAGCACGGAGAGCAGGAAGCCGTAACTGCGCGCAAGCCAGGGGTCGTACAGCACGAGCAGCAGTACGGCGGCAGCCAGCGCGGGGATGAGCGACCGGCGGCGTCCGGTGCCGATGGCGAGCAGCGTGATGAGCCCGCAGGCCGCGGCCCGCAGCACGCTCGGCTCGGGCCGGCACACGATCACGAAGGCGAGCGTGAGCGCTCCTCCCACCAGTGCCGTTCCTCGCAGGGTGATGCCCAGCCGGGGTGCGAGGCCCCGTCTCTCGGCCAGCAGTGCGGTGCCCGGCGGTCCGATCAGCAGGACGAGCACGATGGTCAGATTGCTTCCCGATACGGCCAGCAGGTGCGTGAGGTCCGTCGCCTCGAAGGCGTCCTTGAGGTCCGGCGGAATCCGTGAGGTGTCGCCGACGACCAGTCCGGGCAGCAGGGCGCGGGGGTCCGGGGCCAGCCCGTCCGTCGCCTCACGCAGCCCGGCGCGGAGGTCCCCGGCCGTGCGCTGGAGGGTGGTCGGCGGGCCGGTGATCCGTGGCGGACCGTCTCCCCGCGGCCGCAGTACGGCGGCGAAGCGGTCATCCGCGTCGAGCGGGGGCGCGAGCCGTCCGGTCAGTCGCAGCCGGGTGGAGGGCAGCAGCCGCTGCCACTGCCTTACCGCACCGCCGGACGGCACGATCACCAGGACCGGCGTCCGCGCCCGGGTGACCGCCCCGCCGGGAGCAGTCACCCGGGTCGCCTCCGCGTCCAGCACGACGAATACGCCCGCCATGTGGTCGCCACGGATCCGGGGGCTGATCGGCCGCGGATCAGAGGTGACCGTCAACTCGACGGTGACCCGCGCGTACTGGCGGGCGAGAATGGGGAGCGGCCCACGCCGCAGATCCACGCCATGCAGTCCGGCCGAGGCCGCGCCCGCCGCGGCGCACAGCAACACTGCGGCGGCTGCAGTGCCGTTGAGGCGGCGGCGACGCTGTACCGCAGTGCCTCCCGCCACCAGGGCCGTGCCCGTTCCGATCCGCACCGCGCGCGCCATCGCCGAAGCCGGTCCCGATGCCAGTCCCGGAATCAGTCCCGGAATCCGCCCCAGTACGAGTAACAGCGCCGCCATCACGAGGCAGGCCGTCACTGCCACGGCCGTCCACCACCCCCGCGCACCCAGCGCGAGAGCCGCCGCGCCCCAGGCCGCCAAGGCCGGCGGCAACAGGCGCAGGTCTGCCGGTCCCTCCTGCCGCGGGTCGGCAGCACCCAGCCGATGACCCGACGCGGCATGAACCGCCGGGC
This region includes:
- a CDS encoding ComEC/Rec2 family competence protein produces the protein MMRPAVHAASGHRLGAADPRQEGPADLRLLPPALAAWGAAALALGARGWWTAVAVTACLVMAALLLVLGRIPGLIPGLASGPASAMARAVRIGTGTALVAGGTAVQRRRRLNGTAAAAVLLCAAAGAASAGLHGVDLRRGPLPILARQYARVTVELTVTSDPRPISPRIRGDHMAGVFVVLDAEATRVTAPGGAVTRARTPVLVIVPSGGAVRQWQRLLPSTRLRLTGRLAPPLDADDRFAAVLRPRGDGPPRITGPPTTLQRTAGDLRAGLREATDGLAPDPRALLPGLVVGDTSRIPPDLKDAFEATDLTHLLAVSGSNLTIVLVLLIGPPGTALLAERRGLAPRLGITLRGTALVGGALTLAFVIVCRPEPSVLRAAACGLITLLAIGTGRRRSLIPALAAAVLLLVLYDPWLARSYGFLLSVLATGALLTIAPGWSAALQRRGVPPRLAEALAAAAAAQAVCAPVVAVFAARVSLVAIPCNLVAELAVAPATVLGFATLATAPVAMPVAELLARCAGWPAGWLASVARTGAALPGAEADWPGGWRGGLLLVAITVVVVLLARRLPRHPWAAAVCALLVLLAVLRPPPLTRVITGWPPPGWTYAMCDVGQGDTTVLAAGDGAAVVVDAGPDPELADRCLRDLGVTRIPLVLLTHFHADHVRGLPGVLRGRTVGAVQTTTFDEPYEQSLFVRRTTAAAGVPVIHAGEGERRRVGRLAWQVLWPRAASGPGSGSAPEGPNDASVTLLVRIEGGPTLLLLGDLEPPAQRGLLRAHPALPPIDVLKVAHHGSAHQHPGLLHDVRPRLALISCGRDNLYGHPSPRTVAALRAGGAVVLRTDTDGAIAVTGGGRDLRAVPVRHPAKRRGREPEPDPEPGPKPDPRPEPGPNPARSRTLAPNPNPNPNLNPDLA